ACGGTGCAACGACGTAAGttccatttaatttaaaaagaacaTGGCTCTAAAATGATAAATTAGTCTGTGAGACTGGTAGCCGTACTTTAATTAAAGTGCAAAATTTGTAGACGTCGCAAAAAATCGAGATAAGTCGACAAATAATTACAGCCTCAAGAGAAATCAGAATCTCGTCAAGAGAAGGTCCAAacacttaatttaatttcaatcaAGGAGCCCGCGTGAAAATTATACTGAAAACGAGAGAATCAAATTAAAAGAACACGGAAGCTAACAAGTCTCgattacaaattaaacaaggTGAGGTTTGCGAGccaccggcggcggcggcggcggtggaggcAGATGAGAAGGAATCTAATTACAGCGGGATCTTCCGTTACCGCTCTTTAATTGAGAACTTTTTACTTTTCAGTCGTGGATCCCCCCCCCCCGCGTCCTGTTTGCATTTCCCCCCCGATCGCGCCCGCCCCAGCGTCGATTACACTTTTTCACATTTTTCTATTTCGTTAAAGCTTTTAATTTTCTCCTCTCTCGTCTTTTATACGGGCCGGTCTTCTTTCCGTTCGTCTGCAACATTTCTCGCCGCCATTATACGGGCCGTAATGAGATTTTCTTTCATTATGTTTAATCTCCCGATTAATTCAAATGTTAATCTTCTTTTTCACATCGCTTTTTTACGGGAGCGCTGCCGTGAGGCACGGCTGGCAATCTGCGATGGATTACGTACGcgacatttaaaataatgaacGGACGTGACTTTTGGGCCGATTCCGTACGATTTGGGGCGATGGCGCCCGGCCAGCAGCCTCAAGATGGATCGGGGACCGTTTAGCtcttcaataatttaattcgCAGCAAATTCAAAACGCCTGACCCTAGATAAGTGCGTGGCGACGTGGCCAGCACGCCAATGGCCGGCGGAGAAGGCGGCAAATTGAAAACACCTCCGGCGCGGCTGTAAACACGTCACGTGATTTAGGTTTTAATCAAGCGGAGGTCCGCTCGCCCCCCGTAATTGTGACAAATCCTCTGTTTGTACGAAGGAACTTTTAACTCGGCTCCGGAACACTCGTAACGGCCTCTTCGCACGTGTCCGCAAGAGGGAGACGTTTTTTTATCGACACATgtgccccccgcgcccctcgCCCCCGCCCCTGGCTCCGGGCCCGGCTCCtgattaatttttattattttttcttccaGTTCACGTACGCAATTTTCACTTTCCTTGCGAAAGCTCGTTTCAATGTTTTGTTACAGCAAAGAAAATGCCAAGTCGAGCGGTAACATCGACCCACGTGCTTACACTAAATCTATATTCGGTCCCGGCGATACGGtcgcaccgccgccgccgcgcgtgCCTCGTGCGAGCAGTGTGTCACTCGGACACGCCGCCCACGTGGCTCATTATCAATTAGCAGACAAATGAATTAACAAGCTCGGCAATGTTTAATGCGGTAATAAAGTTTACGTCCGCAATCTAAGACTGTCGCGTCTCGGATCTAGACTCTGTTATGGGTCATGTAGACACTTTTAGAGATACGTAGGTTTATAATATACCATTAATCAAGGCATGAATGTGAAATACCTACAGATAAAACAGAAATGTAGAGTCTTTACTTAATTTAGTGTAAGAAGTTCCAGGTTGTTCCGTGAGGTGGCGCGGCGGTCGCGGCAATCAGGCGCAATTATCGCGTGGCGCATATCCCGATTAGCGACCGGCGCGACGGCAATTAGGTCGCCGGACACCGCCAATGAGGATACGCCTAAACACTCGACACTCTACGTGCCAAACCCACACCTTCTCAACTATGCATTACGCAGAAAAATccaaaagtacctacaaccAACTGAATCTCCCCTACTCACGTTTGAACTTACGAATTTCCGTGTAAAACCACCCTCTCCAAGTTCAAAGACAGGGCAACGTCCAAATTATAAATTCACATTAGATCGGACGCACACGGTTCGTTTACCATTTCATTTAGGTCCAATATCGCCATCCACTCTCCACACACTGGGGCCACCCGGGGCCCACGCGCCTTAAGACGTCGGGAAATATCTGCGTTTTAAGCTATATTTCTTTCATCCCTCATTTTTGCAGTTCGTAGCAATCTGAAATCCAACACGTCTCCCCGCGGGGAGGCCCACCCCACACGTATTCTTGTTGCCGGATAAAAAAGCGATACCTATTTATAGATGTACGTATGGGTcgcgcgtgtgtgtgtgtgtggacCGTGCGTGTGTGCGTGCACTCATTTGCAAGCCGTCTCCAGAGATGACGGGCTCCACTTGGTTTTCCGCTTTTATTGTCGTCTTCTTTCCTTGATTGCTGTGTGAGCAAAACATTCGGGATACTCTCCTTGATCGGAATTGAAGCCCGGATTGGATAGATTGTAATAAACTTGTAAATTGTCTTTGAGCTTTTTCTATCATTCTAATAAAAGCTGGGTAGTAACTATTGATTAAATTTACTAATTCAGTCGACGGTCTGTCTGCTTTCCATGAGTTGAAATgaacataaaattacaataatattctTGTCAAGAAAACAAGTAACAACATCAACGTTGAAATTCAATAGGCAGGTATTTTCCTGCCAGAAGCATTAGgaagaaaatttaaaacaccCTCGCGAAGGAGGAAAACTATCTTAAATAAGTAATCAAGCGTTGCCAGGCGCTGCCGGGCTCTCTGCTCTCACGTATGAacgtaattataaaaattgaaGCCACCCCGTCCCCCGCCCGCCCCCACACTACCCCACAGTACCCCACGCCTTGCATTTTTTCGTACATATTAAACCCACCCCCTGGGCACTTCACCCCGCGGCTCCtctttttaatcgattttcCCGACACAAGGGGTGAGTCGTCTTGGGGtgaatgtaattttttatgcGTTTTTTTCCTCCGAGGACGCCGGAGGTGCCATTACGGCACGGCTTGTTgagaatattttaattataaggcATTAGCGCGTTTTATGATAGCACTTCGGAGTTTGCGATCGGGAGCcgaagtaattaaatatttgaatgcGGTGAGATTTCCGCGGGGACCGTAATGGCGGCGGATCGCGTTAAGATGATGGATATAAAATTCGGCACAATTCCGCGTTAATGGCGCAAGAAGTGGAAGTCCATTTCGTTTTCtttgttataaattaatgCTTAATCGGGGGTTTTTTCGGGTAATTTTTCTTGGCATCAATAGTGTTTCCGGTTGTCGTTGAGGAGGACGGGGCTGATTGATGGCCGAGTGCGCTCGACGCTGCGATTATCGCGAGTGACACGTCGTTTGTGCCGCTTGTTTGTTCTCTCTGGACGGCAAGAGACTACATACTGCTTGAGGTTTGCTTTATACTTCGGGACTAAAAAAATTATCTCGATTCCTTGACGCTACCAAAACATTGCACCCCTTGGACAGACTGTCTGTCGAAATCGAACTTGTTTCTCATACAACTAAAAACATTTGCACCTACAAATTAACATATTCCTCTCTGTAAGCCTGATTGACATATTCTCCTTAGGCTGAAGAGTCATTCACAGCTCTTCCATTACAGCAATCCAGCATCATCACTGGTTTGCATACTGGAACGGCTACTGGACAGTGTCATGTAAATGGAGCATAATGCAGTGACAAGATCTGAAGCCATAGGTGTCGGGCTCCCGCGTGTAAACTCTCGGATCCGCTTTGTACCCGCTTACTTATCCACGTAATCGAGTTATGACGGCCGACTCCTGGTCTACATGTGTTAGGGGTTAGTCTTGTTTCACGATATATTTCTCCAAATACTAAATGTTGGAGAACTATAAGGCTACAAGGTACGCTTAAAGCAAAGGCACATATATGACcaaatgtaaaatataatatcacTTTACTTTACCTCTgatagaatttcattaaaaaaccCTGCTTGACTTGGTTAGCAGATTCTAAAAGGACGATTCGAATACCAATTCTGATCTTTTATAAATGTACacaggtatgtatgtacatacctaatatGATTTATTGGTCCAATTCTAACAAACACTCCAAATAGCACGCGCGCCCATAATGACTGGGCTTTCTCCTTTCCCACATTTGTATCTCGGCATCGTCCAGTATTATCGGACAGGCGTATTCCGTAGACGGACAGACATCAATGTCGCTCACTTAAGGACCGTAGCAATTAGATGAAGGCAGACACTAACTATCGTGAACCTTGGCTCCCGTGCGCCTGTTGAATATGGACGCAAGGGCCGGTAACGATAAACAAATACGTAATTGGGGTTGGCCGGCTATGTTTGTTTGGTTATGTTCTTGTGTCATACTTGTGTAGGAATGTAGTATTTGAGCAAAGTGTACAAACAAGGCTTTCATcacaatacaaatacaaatgcttttaaaatattaaggtttttatttatatgtattatgcttcatgcagtaaatcaattgATCGAAATCAGATTGTAACTTCAGACGTGATAAAACAGGAGGCGTTTTACTAGAAAACTGTCAGTCGGCCTTCTTATCCGAATTCAATCTCGCCCATCCCTATTCATGGCAGACACCAACAAGTGTCAGTGGAGGTCAAGTTCCCAGCGTCTTCTGCTGCCACTCGGATCTAATTAATTAAGTGACATCCATCCTGACCGGTAGATTGATGGACAAGACTGCACTGCTCAACTGTATCGGTTCATCTTTAGCCAATCAGTGCGCGTCGCCAAGACTGTTCGAGCGATCTACTTTGAATTTAGATTATTcttttaaaaattcaaaagtGGAATCTGCAGTCGTCTAATTAATTAATGGGACAGCGTTATTTTCCCAACGGTGCTGCAGCAAGCCAACACAATACGATCGCCGGTCTAATAATAGCATCGCATAATGAGATGTAAATGAAGAGAGAGAGAAGGAGATAGCCGACGCCGCTCGTGTTATAATAACGCGTAACGACCTACAAGCTGGATTAAGAAGCCTTTTGACTTAAACCTGACCAGCGAATATAGTGAACCTACCTATGCGAATTTGCGCAAACGATACTGTGCCATGGCGGCATAATTATAAGGTTTACTTTAACGCGGTGGTGGCAGCGTCTTGAGAGAGGTGTGTGGTCGGCTTAGCAGCACTATTGTGTGGCTATTTTGAAACTAATTGGCAGAAAGGGTTGAGAATTAACGTCAGGGTCTCGCGTGTTGTACCGGGCTTCGTTTGTGATAATAAGTAGTGGGTGTTTATGTTATTTAGCTCAGGTAATGCGGAGCTTGATCTTTGTCGTAATTTCTGGATTAATTGGCCACACATTAGCTTAATGCTAGCTTCCCACATGTTAAATCCTAATTTCTGGTAATTACTAGATATAATTTGGAATTACAAAGCAACCAAACGGTTCTTTGCTATTCTTGAAGCGATCTCCACATTATTAGTGGCTGATTGAAAGCGGCGAAGTTCGCACGACGTTATTCTCTGGTATAGATCTGGAGATTGCTATCGTTTCGAGATCGATGGACTCCGTAAGGCTTAGCCACAGCGGAGATAGATACATAGCTTGTTGTTCCGACATAATTACAGTGTGTATCGTGATCTGGAGATAAATTCTGTAATGTAACGTACATACGCGTTTGGGGCTGTTTATTGCCAATTTTATTTtggatttaattaattaaataatatatttattaactgATGTCAATTACTActtacatatatgtatatttatataaagaaTACTTATTTTAGAATGCATTAACGCCAACTGTAaaggtacataaataatgcAATATGCAACATTATTCAAGCCGATATACCTCCTTGCAAAGGGATCGtgttaaaatacatttagaaATATCAAATAATACAATCTGCCAAATCCCTCTGTGAACGCGCCTTAAAAGAAAACACCCGGCACCCGTACTTATACATACCAGATCTTGGGCGATTCACATCGACCGCGAATGTATTATGCATTCGTGAATACAGCCGCATTAAGGTTGCGCCTGAATCAATTACAGGACGCGGCAGAGAGGCCTCGTTAGAAACGCATCACGCATTTAGAATCGCCGCCGAATGCCTTTTAATCTGCTTTTGGACGTAACCATTGTTGGCGGCGCAGTACGGCTTATCGCGAGCGCCGCGAAACAAAAGACCATCAACTAGGAACGGATATTTTACACTAATAGGATGTTACCATACACCTTTAGGCATACAAAAAGCTCATCTCACCTGTACTCGTCCCCCAATTTAGCTAAATCCTTATGTCAGCAGAATCGTTGAGCCGCAGTCGACAGGGGGTTAATAAAACATGCGGCCGAGTACAGGGGTCAGTCCGGCCGGCTCGCTGTTAGTGGATTAACCCCTTTACGGCACGCAGGGGCGTCGTTGTCGTGTCAATACCTCATGCCATGTGTTCTTCCTGCTTACATTGATAATGAAAAATCATGTCAATTGGATGAAAAACATAATTGGATGTGAATGCAAGATTTATAggttaacttttaatttatactGCCGATTGCCTCAAATAACAGTTAATATTTGGTTGTTCCAGGTACGGTGTCCGGGCCGCAGCCGCAGCCACAGGGTCTGATCGTGGAGACGGGCGCGGGCGCGACCGTGCTGCCGCTGCCGGCCACCACGCTGGAGCAGATCCGGCACATCGCGGCGGCGCCGGGAGCGTCCGTGCTGCGcctgccgcccgccgccgccgagccGCCGCCCGGCGCGCGCGAGGCCGACCTCGACCTGTGCTACGTGTGCAAGCACTGCAAGGTGGCGTTCCCCGCGCCCGTGCCGCTGCAGGCGCACCAGGCGCGCGCGTGCTACGCGGGGCGCGACGCGGCGCGCGGCCACGTGCGCGTCGTGCAGCCCGCGCTGGAGTGCCGCGCGTGCCCCGGCCAGCGCTTCCGCTGTGCCGCCGACTACCGCCGCCACGCCGACGCGCACGCGCCGCCCGAGCCGCTGTCCCACCAGATGGAGGACGTGGTGAACCAGATCACGCTgctggcggcgcgcgcggcgcagGACCCCGCCGAGCCcttcccgccgccgccgcgcttcCCGCCCGACCTGCCGCTGGCCAGCGCCGGCCACTAGACTACCACGCTATGTATAGTTACTAAACTAGAGCCCCCGCTCTCTCCGTTGTCCGACAACGCAGCAGTTCACTATTAGCTCTTAACGCTTCGTTTCGTTACTGAACGTCGCCGCAGAAGCGGCACTTTCCTAATTATACTTTTAAAGCTTTGTAGTAGTGTAAGTTAGGTTAATTTAGTGGCCGACCGTCGTTGTCCCGTTTTATATGTTAGTGTGAGTGGGCTCGTTCCTAGACGGTCGGCcgggccgccgcgccgcgcacTGGGAGGCGGCCGGCGGCTCGAGGCCGCGCCAGCCCGCACATCATATCATACGTTAGACCTTATTATATACTGTATCGTCTCGCGGCCCGCGCGGCCGGCGCTACGGCGCACCTACCATCAACTCCCAGGAAAGCAAGTTCCTATCTTTATGGCATATAATATTATCGATATTGATAATTAcgatttaattattgtttaaagctatgtaatacatacatataatcgTTCTAATTTTAGGCATAGATACGTTCTCGTAAGAAGTTCCTGACGcatcataaatgtatggagataTATATAGTGATATACGTACatatatgattttttaaacatgaaGTGGAAGTTAGGTACGTATGTTAGCAGTAGAGCGGTGGTCCCAGCGGCGAGCCGCCCACCCGCTCGGCGCGGCGGTGGCGCtagccccgcgcccgccgccgccgcgcgacAACCGCGACACACGGCGACACCGCGTAGGCTTATTGGTAAAagctaattataatattattatatcgtaGCAAAACTTTTCCAAAACGAACGAACTCGAAACTCGGGCTGCGCGCCAGCGCTCAGCCTACCTCGCATACAAGTGAGTTTATTTTGGAACTAAGTGTGATTCTTGaatttttattgatattgtaATGATTAGTAGTGGCATAAGAGAGTGTGAGGCCAGCGCTACATGCCGGCCGCGGCTACATGCCGGCCGCGCAACATGCCAGCCGAGCTACATGCCGGCCGCGCAACatgccgcccgcgccgcgcgctcACCGCGTGTCGCATGTAGTGGATTCATCACTTTACTGTGTGCGTGGAGTCCCTTATATTTTCGATGGCACAGATCACGTTATTTaacatatttacatatttacattttatctaGCGGAGTCTActacaatattttatctacAAGTGAATCCTACTACAACATTGAGTTTGTTTTTGTGAAGTGCAATGTTTTATGCCGCCGGATGCCGGCGGTGCTTGTTATCCTAGTGCCGGGCGCGCGGCCGTGGGCCTCCCCGTCGCGGGAGATATCACACAGTTACTCctaccatagactaatacgctaatataataaataattagtgtattagtctatgctCCTACATAGTCTATGTTGCTACACAGCCCACGTTGCGCGTAGCTCgccgcgcgcccgccccgcgaaGGCGCGCGATACAACATCATTATTTAGTTTACGTTGAAGACGtctagtttatattaattgaGGTACATAGCTCCTATCGGATAGTTTGTTGGTCGAATGATGTTATGTTCTTAGCTCCACCGCGGTAGTGAGTGTTGGACGGTTAGCGATCCATTATCTAGGAGATGTTTATTTTGATCAGTTTGTAATCGGGAGTatgtgtaagtaagtatagtagTGCGGTGTAGCGCCCGGGCTGCCCCGGGCGAGTCATGGTTCCTATgtatatttcaatattatcGCATCTAGAGTTTCACTATACTTTCCgaatacaaattttaatatttaagattAATTCGGATTTGTCTGTTGTTCCAGCTGCCGTGCTCGCGGGCatgttgtttgtttattattgttttatatgtttatattatttactccTAGTGATTTCTCAGTATACTAATATCAACTTGAAGTGTCGACTATGTTGTTGGTTGATCCTCACAGTTTAGTCGTAGTGGTTTCATAATCAAGTaggaaataaaaatgtttaagaATAAGTTATAAACACGACACTACTCGTAGCACTCAAACTTTGTCTATCATAGTTCCTAATATTGTATGAgaatacattataaaaaatattaacccTGCACTAGTGAAATTATACCGTTCCTACTTTTGTAATCTATgagaatattatatttacttaaacgAACTTTTActtgtgttttaaaaaatcctaataaaattactagaaatgtgaaatttattatttaattttaacttagATTATTAAAACCtacactattttaagttatctTTGTGAACCAATAGCTCCTAATTcgtaatgtttattattacttacatctaAATAACCTATGTTATGATAATTTGTTTTACCTCCTACTATGCTAAAGACATTTTATGCAGACCTTTGACATTGAATTTATCATCTATACACTAATCATAAATATaatcaattaaataaatacatgtcATGAGTTTTATCTACTGGAATTTAACTGTATAACTTAAGTAATATcactatgaaaaaaatacattttaaagaaTCAAAtctataaacttaataaacaaatgTTAAGAAGGTCTTTATAAAGTGTACTATACTGAGTTTGCTACAGGAAATCTTCCAAAATCAAGATattcaaacataattaataaagaaTACATAATGGTTATGTATCTTTCAAAAACAATCATACAGGCGTACTTTATTCATCATCGtactttgtaata
The sequence above is a segment of the Plutella xylostella chromosome 29, ilPluXylo3.1, whole genome shotgun sequence genome. Coding sequences within it:
- the LOC105398709 gene encoding uncharacterized protein LOC105398709; this encodes MYTGTVSGPQPQPQGLIVETGAGATVLPLPATTLEQIRHIAAAPGASVLRLPPAAAEPPPGAREADLDLCYVCKHCKVAFPAPVPLQAHQARACYAGRDAARGHVRVVQPALECRACPGQRFRCAADYRRHADAHAPPEPLSHQMEDVVNQITLLAARAAQDPAEPFPPPPRFPPDLPLASAGH